The genomic segment CCAGGCAACCGGCATTTTAGCGTTTAAGAGCCTTGGTCGTTTAGAACCAGGTGAGCTTTACTATTTTGCAGCTGTTGATAATGCTCGCTTTAAGCGTCCTGTCTTACCTGGGGATCAATTGGTCCTTGAGGTTGAGTTTATTAAAGAGCGCCGTGGTGTAGCTCGCTTCCGTGGTGTCGCTAAAGTTGATGGCGAAATCGCTTGTGAAGCTGACATGATGTGCGCTCGTCGTCGGGAGTCTTAATACTGTGATTGATAACACCGCCTTTATTCACCCAACTTCAATCGTTGAAGAGGGTGCGGTCATCGGAGCTAATGTTCATATTGGCCCGTTTTGCTGGGTTGGTTCTCAGGTCGAAATTGGACCGGGTACCGTACTCAAATCTCATGTTGTGGTTAACGGCGTCACAAAAATTGGTGCAGATAACCAGATTTATCAGTTCGCTTCCGTTGGTGAAGTGAATCAGGATCTGAAATATGCAGGTGAACCAACCCGCGTAGAGATTGGCGATCGCAACCGTATCCGTGAAAGCGTGACTATCCATCGGGGTACCGTACAAGGCGGTGGTTTAACTAAGATCGGTAGCGATAACCTTTTAATGATCAATGCGCATGTTGCTCATGATTGCCGTATCGGTAATCGCTGTATTCTGGCGAATAACGCGACGTTGGCAGGACACGTTGAGATTGATGACTTCGCTATTATTGGCGGCATGACGGCTATTCATCAGTTCTGTGTTATTGGTGCTCACGTTATGGTTGGCGGTTGCTCAGGCGTTGCTCAGGATGTTCCTCCTTACGTTATTGCTCAGGGTAACCATGCCACGCCGTTTGGCGTCAATATTGAAGGTTTGAAGCGTCGTGGTTTTGAGAAAGATGCGCTGCATGCCATTCGTAATGCATATAAGTTGCTTTATCGCAGCGGTAAAACGCTGGATGAAGTGAAACCAGAAATTGAAGAGCTGGCAAAACAACAGCCTGCCGTTCAGCTGTTTGTTGATTTCTTTAGCCGCTCTACTCGCGGCATCATTCGTTAAACTATGCAGTCGCGTCCTCTTACCATTGGATTAGTCGCCGGGGAAACCTCCGGCGATATTCTTGGTGCAGGTCTGATTCGTGCTTTAAAAGACCAATACCCTGATGCACGTTTTGTAGGCGTTGCTGGCCCATTAATGCAAGCCGAAGGCTGTGAAGCCTGGTTTGAAATGGAAGAGCTGGCAGTAATGGGAGTGGTTGAGGTTCTGGAACGTCTTCCCCGATTATTGAAAATCCGCAAAGAACTGACCCAGCGTTTTAGTGAGTTGAAGCCTGATGTATTTGTAGGCATTGATGCACCTGATTTTAATATTACCCTTGAGGGGCGTTTAAAGCAGCGTGGCATTAAAACGATTCACTACGTTAGCCCCTCTGTATGGGCATGGCGCCAGAACAGGGTGTTTAAAATCGGTCGTTCAACCAATCTGGTATTGGCATTTTTGCCGTTTGAAAAAGCTTTCTACGATCGTTATCAGGTTCCCTGCCGTTTTATTGGTCATACCATGGCGGATGCGATGCCATTGGTTCCCGATCGCCATGCAGCCAGAGAGCAGCTAGGCATTGCGGATAACGTTCATTGCCTGGCTTTATTACCGGGCAGTCGTAATGCTGAAGTGGAAATGCTCAGCGCTGATTTTCTGAAAACGGCCATGTTGCTGAGAGAGACCTACCCGGAATTAGAAGTGTTGGTGCCATTGGTTAATGCCAAACGTCGCGAGCAGTTTGAACGAATTAAATCAGAAGTCGCTCCCGAGCTGAAGGTGAGATTACTGGATGGTCAGGCGCGTAGCTCTATGATAGCCAGTGATGCAGCTTTACTGGCTTCCGGCACTGCTGCGCTGGAGTGCATGTTAGCCAAGTGCCCAATGGTGGTTGGTTACCGTATGAAACCGTTTACTTTCTGGTTGGCCAAACGGCTGATCAAAACACCTTATGTATCACTGCCGAATCTACTGGCGGGTAGGGAATTGGTAACGGAATTGCTGCAAGATGATTGTACGCCTGAGAAGCTGGCTACATCACTGACCCCTTTGCTGAATAATGACAATGACCATACCCGAGCTCTGAAGCAGACTTTTACTGAGTTGCATCAGAGTATTCGTTGTGATGCGGACAGTCAGGCAGCGCAGGCTGTTTTAGAGTTGGCGGGTTATCTCCCAACTCAGACAGACGGCAAGGAGCACTAATCCTGATGGCAAAAACTATCATCGTTGATCCCTTTGTTTATCCTGCGGCAAACCGAATTGCCGGCGTTGATGAAGTTGGACGCGGGCCGTTAGTGGGAGCAGTTGTTACTGCCGCTGTCATTCTCGATCCGGCTAATCCCATTGTTGGTTTAGCGGATTCTAAAAAGCTGAGCGAAAAGAAGCGACTTTCTCTGTTCGACGAAATTAAAGATAAAGCGTTAAGCTGGAGTCTGGGACGCGCAGAACCAGAAGAAATCGATCGGTTAAATATTTTGCATGCTACTATGCTGGCTATGCAACGTGCAGTAGCCGGCCTGCATATTCAGCCCGACTTTGTACTGATTGACGGTAACCGTTGCCCTAAATTACCTATGTCTTCACTGGCGGTGGTTAAAGGGGATAGCCGGGTAGCCGAAATAAGTGCTGCATCTATACTGGCTAAAGTGACACGCGATCGTGAAATGACGGAGTTAGATCTGCGTTTTCCACAGTATGGATTTGCTCAACATAAAGGGTATCCTACCGCCCTGCATTTGGAGAAGTTAGCGGAACATGGTGCGACAGAAGAATATCGTCGCAGCTTTGCTCCGGTCAGACGTGCTTTAGGGCTGGAATAAGTCTGCTATGATTTTTCTGATGTATCCTGACAATGTTTGTAATCTGATAGCTGGTATCTGATATGGCTGAACCTCGTTTTATTCATCTGCGTATTCACAGTGACTTCTCCATGATTGATGGATTAGCCAAAGTGGGCCCGTTAGTGAAAAAGGTGGCGGCTCTGGGTATGCCAGCGATGGCGATTACCGATTTTACTAACCTGTGCGGACTGGTTAAGTTTTATGGTTCTGCGCACGGCGCTGGTATTAAACCTATTATCGGTGCAGATTTCCGGGTTCAAAGTGAAACCTTTGGTGATGAGCTAACGGAAATTACCGTTCTGGCAGCTAACAATGAAGGCTATCAGAACCTGACTATGCTGATATCCAAAGCGTATCAACGTGGTTATGTTCAGGGTGGCCCGGTTATCGATCGCGACTGGTTGATAGAATATAAATATGGCCTGATCTTGCTTTCCGGTGCGCGCTTTGGTGATGTCGGACAATCGTTGCTGCGTGGCAATCAGCATTTAGTTGATGAGTGCTTACAGTTTTATCGTACCCACTTCCCGGACAACTACTATCTGGAATTGGTTCGAACCGGAAGAGATGAAGAAGAGGTTTATCTTCATGCTGCTGTCGAACTGGCTACCCGGGAAGGAATTCCGGTTGTTGCTACAAACGATGTTAAATTTATCGATGTCTCTGATTTCGATGCTCATGAAATCCGGGTAGCGATTCATGATGGTTTTACGCTGGATGACCCTAAGCGCCCGAAAAAATACAGTGCTCAGCAATATCTGCGCAGTGAAGAGGAGATGTGTGAACTCTTCTCCGACCTACCTGAAGCGTTGATAAATAGCGTTGAGATTGCTAAACGCTGTAACGTGACCATTCGTTTAGGCGAATATTTCCTGCCGCAATTTCCAACCGGTGAGATGACCACCGAAGATTTTCTGGTTGCCCGTTCCAAAGAGGGGCTGGAAAAACGCCTGGAGTTTTTATATCCCGATCCTGCTCTCAGAGCAGAACGACGTCCTGAATACGATGAGCGTTTGGATATTGAACTGCAGGTTATTAACCAGATGGGATTTCCCGGTTACTTCCTGATAGTGATGGAGTTTATCCAGTGGTCCAAAGATAACGACGTACCCGTTGGGCCTGGTCGTGGCTCTGGTGCGGGGTCTTTGGTGGCTTATGCGCTGGGTATTACCGATCTGGATCCATTGGAATTTGACCTGCTGTTTGAACGTTTCCTTAACCCGGAACGGGTTTCGATGCCTGACTTCGACGTTGACTTCTGTATGGAGAAGCGCGACCGGGTTATTGACCACGTTTCTGAAATGTACGGTCGCGATGCGGTATCA from the Limnobaculum zhutongyuii genome contains:
- the fabZ gene encoding 3-hydroxyacyl-ACP dehydratase FabZ → MSILTTDNRTLDIEEILSLLPHRYPFLLVDRVLDFDKGKFLRAIKNVSVNEPFFQGHFPGKPIFPGVLILEAMAQATGILAFKSLGRLEPGELYYFAAVDNARFKRPVLPGDQLVLEVEFIKERRGVARFRGVAKVDGEIACEADMMCARRRES
- the lpxA gene encoding acyl-ACP--UDP-N-acetylglucosamine O-acyltransferase produces the protein MIDNTAFIHPTSIVEEGAVIGANVHIGPFCWVGSQVEIGPGTVLKSHVVVNGVTKIGADNQIYQFASVGEVNQDLKYAGEPTRVEIGDRNRIRESVTIHRGTVQGGGLTKIGSDNLLMINAHVAHDCRIGNRCILANNATLAGHVEIDDFAIIGGMTAIHQFCVIGAHVMVGGCSGVAQDVPPYVIAQGNHATPFGVNIEGLKRRGFEKDALHAIRNAYKLLYRSGKTLDEVKPEIEELAKQQPAVQLFVDFFSRSTRGIIR
- the lpxB gene encoding lipid-A-disaccharide synthase; translation: MQSRPLTIGLVAGETSGDILGAGLIRALKDQYPDARFVGVAGPLMQAEGCEAWFEMEELAVMGVVEVLERLPRLLKIRKELTQRFSELKPDVFVGIDAPDFNITLEGRLKQRGIKTIHYVSPSVWAWRQNRVFKIGRSTNLVLAFLPFEKAFYDRYQVPCRFIGHTMADAMPLVPDRHAAREQLGIADNVHCLALLPGSRNAEVEMLSADFLKTAMLLRETYPELEVLVPLVNAKRREQFERIKSEVAPELKVRLLDGQARSSMIASDAALLASGTAALECMLAKCPMVVGYRMKPFTFWLAKRLIKTPYVSLPNLLAGRELVTELLQDDCTPEKLATSLTPLLNNDNDHTRALKQTFTELHQSIRCDADSQAAQAVLELAGYLPTQTDGKEH
- the rnhB gene encoding ribonuclease HII gives rise to the protein MVDPFVYPAANRIAGVDEVGRGPLVGAVVTAAVILDPANPIVGLADSKKLSEKKRLSLFDEIKDKALSWSLGRAEPEEIDRLNILHATMLAMQRAVAGLHIQPDFVLIDGNRCPKLPMSSLAVVKGDSRVAEISAASILAKVTRDREMTELDLRFPQYGFAQHKGYPTALHLEKLAEHGATEEYRRSFAPVRRALGLE